Below is a genomic region from Carassius carassius chromosome 50, fCarCar2.1, whole genome shotgun sequence.
gttaaataataataattattattacacatTTATGACATTCAGCcatcaaaatgaaaatatgaagagttaattgttaataaaaataataataatcaaagaaGTCAATTGTAATAAGTTTAACTTacgattatatatataataataattagcattattgttttactgttatAGATAAGTGTCattataacaaaaaaagtttttaaatgtgtaatattgatttatattatcTATGTTATTCATATGTCCAgtaaataacaataatgatataattattgtaaatcattttaaattctaatataatttaataaataaaattatataaaaattataataaaaatacaaattgctATTATTAGTTGtagtaatagaaataataattaattattaaaagtggTTTTAAATAGATAAtattagttatataataataaaaagcattattGTGATTGGCAAGCTAAAATCAAGGATTAGTGTAATTTAAGATTAAGATAAACTCGTCCACCATTAGCAGTTCGTTTTGGATCCCATTAAATCATAAATGAATGCCGTTTTGGATATCCTGCTCCACTGTCCACACTTTTTCTGTTGCACTTTCGGGCGAGGAGGTTCACATCTCACAGTTTTGTAATCTCATCCCAGTAGAAAAGTATATGATTGGACTGTGTTAGGCAGGGTTGTGTGTGTGATCTGGtcaatcactgtgtgtgtgtgtgtgttcctcaggACGTGCGTGTGTATAATGAGGAGGTGGAGTTGGAGGCCAGGGACCCCCAGCAGGACTACATGCTGTATAAGGACACGTGTGCCGATCTGGCCAAACTGATGGCAGAAATCCAGGAGCTGAAAGCTGGCAGCGCGAAAGTCGGAGTGAGTTCCTCATTTGCTGTGTGACAGAAAATGTAGGTGAATGGATGAAGCTGAGATTTGTTTATTGCATCCTAGAGCGTGGAGATCGAGGAGAGACGCACACAGTGCAGCGTTCATTTCATTACCCTGAAGAAACTCAACCGCCTGGCACACATGCGACTGAAGAAAGGCCGAGACCAGACGCATGAggtgaacgcacacacacacacacacacacacacacacacgcacacacaccagtTCAGCATGTGAACCTCATACTCCAGTGTGCACGCTTTTTAAAACACTACATAAAGCAATATGCAACacttaacatttaaaacaataggaTGCTACTTTGttctcacattttttttattatgtttggctttttaaaatatttaatctgctagaattctaaaaattttaatttctattcataattttagttctttaaattaatgtgtgtgtgtgtgtatatatatatatatatatatatatatatatatatatatatatttttttttttttttttgtttatatatttttttttttcagttttaagtcAATTAACGAttaacacaatttttttaaatagttgtagtAACAAATATTAACACTTGACAATTTAACATATCCAAAATTTGTGTTAAGTGcattgtatacaaacaatgtataGTGCAGAAATAGCAAATATAATATTCCatagcatgttttattttaagttgtgtcCAGATTTCTGTTTAACATGTATGTTAACTGATTGTTTCAACCAATAATGTTTGTCTGACTGCAGGCAAAGCAGCGAGTGGATGTTCTTCATCTGCAGCTGCAGAATCTGTTGTATGAGGTCATGCACCTGCAGAAAGAGATAGGCAAATGTCTCGAGTTCAGGTGAGTTTTACAATGCATTACCAAGCCTtgaaatgtgaataaaaattTTTCTAATCAGGCTcagctataaaaaaatatatcatctgCTAGAATACTATTGAattctttttgttgtttgtttcagGTCTCAGCATGAGGAGATCGAGCTGGTCAGTGAAGAGGAGTTTTTTCAGGAGGCTCCGGCTGAGATCTCACGCCCTCATGTGACCCGTGATGACCAGCACCAGCTCACGCTCGCCCGCCTGGACTGGGAACTAGAGCAGAGGAAGAGGTAACACACACCAACAGCTGACTATCAGCCTCTAAATCCTGAGCaggagatgttaagatgttgcttCATCGTGCAGACTGGCGGAGCAGTATAAGATGTCTCTGGCTAGAAAGGAGAAGATCCAGAAAGCCATTGAGCAGAAGAGAGAATATCTGAGCAGCCTTCAGCCTGGACTGCAAAACATCATGCAGGTGCAACGCTAGATTGGCATAAATACTAATATCTATATTCAATGTCTAAAGTCGTGTAATGTGAACTAGGCTTTAGAGACAGGAAGAGACAGGCtgatgaatctctctctctctctctctctctctctctctctctcgtgtgcaGGCGTCTCTCCCAGTGCAGGAGTATCTGGCGATCCCGTTTGAGCACATGCAGAAGCAGGCCGAGGTCGCCCGTCACCTGCCGCCCCCTCTGTACGTGCTGTTAGTCCAGGCGGGTGCGTACGGACAGGCTTGCGGTAAGACTGGCATCTCGTCTCTCAGAGGCGCCTGTGAGAACTTCAGTtcctagggccctatgaaatccggtTTATTTTTTCCCATATTACGTTTTATGTTTTTTCAAAATTCTGATTTGAATATTTCtggattacaatttttttttcagttttaatttttctgcattacattattattatttatttttttccagttgtaatttttctggattgcattttttttttttcggttttaatttttctggattacattttttctatttgaatttttctggattacattttttttttcccagttgtaatttttctggattactttttttttttttttcagttttaatttttctgcattacattattattatttatttttttccagttgtaatttttctggattacaatttttttttttctatttgaatttttctggattacattttttctatttgaatttttctggattacatttttttttcccagttgtaatttttctggattacttttttttttttttttcagttttaatttttctgcattacattattatttatttttttccagttgtaatttttctggattacatttttttttttccggtctaaatttttctggattacattttttccatttaaatttttctggattacatttttttatgttttcagtttaaagttttctggattacatttttttattttttcagttttaatttttctggattacatttttcttttttttttcagttttaactcCTTTTTAacggttacatttatttgtattaatcaaaaagaatGTCTAATTAATTCAAATCATAACATTttcacaacaatttattaaaattttaacaaaaatgacatgtttagggtcctatgaaatgttttatgttttattgttacccaattctgtgttttagcatgtctaattatttaaatgcataaaaacaacttaatattttttttcttaaaatagccttatgaaatcttttttttcccctcagaaattctgttgtgtatttaaatttttttctggttatcaaatgaaggcataaaacaaaataaggcaaataattattgaaaattaagcacactttattttttggtaaacaaaggggatttactattaaaaataaaacatgtaagaaatgttgattattccttaaaaaaataatgtttgtttctttttagtagtagtagtaggctatgtaaatTCTGCTGAACATTTCTAGCAAATATTTGTCTATAAATTAaacctgacttttattttgacgggttgctgtgaataccattacagttctgtgtatgtgatatgaggCTAGTTttacggtcaaatgctcatgaagtgactctcagaacaGGTCcagagatgttgttcatgtgtttacatcctcatttagtgagacgacagatgctgaaatcactgcgagcgtcacgcgcgcttccgtgtgtgtaataactgaagtcgcgcttctgcaccattcattaacacagacacgtaAAACATGctgtattcatatttaaatagacttttccggcttaatatttgcaggtactagtccatatcgtgatttgatgtaagtgcaatgacctgcttttgacaaattctgtgacattccactTTAAACTGTAAAACCATTCTTGGTTTATTAGACCATGCAATTATTCGTTTCAGACAAAAACCTGTCTGTGAGCATCAATGGAGATGTGGATGAGGCCAAAGCTCTCTCCAGGCCCCCGGAGGACTCGCAAGGTACCTCTGCCTGTTCGCTTTACGAGTCGGAAAGAGTGTGTGATCAGTGGAGTCTTACGTTTTGTGTGTTTTGGTCTCAGATGATGAAAGTGATTCGGACGCTGAAGAGGAGCAACAGAACACAGTCAGACTCAATTTTAATCTTCTTCTCCAGTTCATTATCTCATCTCTTTAAATAGATTGTGAACTTATGTACTGATTTTGCATCTGTCTCTGTTCAGAAGCGCCGGCGCGCGACTTTAGGTGTTCAACTGGATGACAAGCGTAAAGAGATGCTGAGAcgccaccctctctctctctgcgtggaCCTCAAGTGCAAAGGTGTGTGAAAGCATGAATAGATATAGTTGCTCACAGAGGCTGTACAAAATCACATCAAAATtggaataaaaacagtaaaattgtgaaatattattacaatttaaaagaactgttttctatgtgaatattttgtacaatgtaatatatttctgtgatacacagctgtattttcagcatcattcctccagtcttcagtgtcacatgatcttcagaaatcatgataatatgctgatttgctgctcaagaaacgtttctgattatcatcaatgttgaaaagtgtTGTGGTGCTTCATATTTTCGCGGAAATTGTGATCCAGTTTTTCATGATCcataaatgaacagaaaattgAAAAGAACTGCATCTTTACTGTCAccagtgcatccttgctgaaaaaaaatattaaagtaaattaagttattaagatttgatttatttatttatgaatgctCTATAGGAATataacaaagtaaataaatacaatttaaacttaaataaatgcagtttatatgaataatttacattatattgGAAATCATATTTTTTGTGGCAGATATAAAAAGCTTTGTTTGTAATAAAAATTGTTATtggtgtccctggagcacaaaagcagtcttaagtctctggggtatatttgtagcaatagccaaaaatacattgtatgggtcaaaattatacatttttctttatgccaaaaataattagaatattaagtaaagatcgtgttccatgaagatatttagtaaatttactactgtaaatatataaaaacttaatttttgattataacatgcatggctaagaattaatttgaatacctttaaagatgattttctcaagattcagatttttttgcatcctcagattccagattttccaatagttgtccgttcctaacaaaccatacatcaatggaaagatgatttattcagcctTTTTCAACAGTACTTGTATTCTCTTTCCCCAGACGGCAGCGTCCTGCATCTGTTTTTCTATTATCTCATGAATCTCAACATCCTGACGGTGAAGACCAAGGTTTCCACGACTGCGGATCTGTCCGGAGCCGTCAGCGCTGGGTCAGTACAGCAGCACCAAAACCAAACCTGAATCAAAGCTCACACAGGTTTGTTTTCTAACACCTTTAATGCTTCTTTCACAGAGAGCTGCTGAACTCTGAGAGTCTGCTGAACTGTCTTTATGCGTCCGATCACGGCAAAGAGACGCCCAACCCTGCCAACCGCTACCAGTTTGATAAAGTCGGGTAAGGTTGACATGAAAAAGCCTTCGCTTCTGATATGgcattaaatgataaatataatcaaatgtaattttctgtgcaGGATCACTACGTTTGGGGATTATGTGTCAGATCTCGGACATCCGTATGTTTGGGTGCAGAAACTGGGCGGCCTGCAGTTCTCTTCTGGTGGTGCACAGGTGTCTGTTACattatgcaatgtttttttttcttcttctttgtacATTTACAGAAGATTTTGCATTGGTGTTTTTGTTAAACTACTTTATGCTGTGTTTGTAAATGTcatggcattaaataaataaatgttttttcacaATACAAGTATCTAAACATCCTTGCATCAAGATGCagttacttgagatgcaaaataaAGATATGAAAGCAGAATTAAATGAGTTTATGTGGAAATATGTGTCAGTGGGTTATGAAAGTGTGTTTTTCCTTTAAATTACGTTTTTTCAGAGCTCACTTGCAGATATTCCTGTTTTAATCACAAACATAATTCTAATCATTAAAACAAGAGATTATTTTGCTCATTATGCATGAGTCTTTAGACATTTGCATCAGTGTTGTAATGTCATGAAGCGTGTTTGTTTCAGTCGGGGCTGACAGGCAGTGCTCTGAGCGCCAGTCACATGGAGAGGACCATGAAACTACTGCGAGGAAGACTGCAGGCTCGACTGGCCCTACACAAACAGTTCAGCTCACTGGGTACGAGACAGCAAGACTTTCACTTGGCCAAGGTCAACATACACTtactgagcatcaaatcagcacattatactgatttctgaagatcatgtgacacctgaagactggaggaatgatgatgaaaattcagctttgcatcacacaaataaattacattttaaaatgcattcaaattgaaaacagttctttataattgtaataatatttcactatattaccgtatttttcatcaaatgaaTACAGCTTTAATAAATGTATCACTAGAGTCATGACGCTTTTGGTTGCTGCTGTGTTTAGTTTGTTGCTTTGACAATGCATTGGGTTTGTTCTGTTCCAGAGCACAGCATCATACCTGTCTCCAGCGAGTGCCAACATCTGTTTCCTGCTAAAGTGGTTTCTGGTCTCATGCGCTGGACCCTGATGAGCCATCAGGAGTTCACTGTATGTTTCTATAAATAGGGATGTTTCGCATCTCACATTGACATCATgcagtgcatgtttgctttccaTTCAGTTGGCTACTTGAGTGAAATTCAGTTATCTCCATGTATCTCTTTGTTCTGCAGGAGCTGGGCTTTGTGCAGCATGTGTTGAAGGCAGATCTGGTGCATGAGACAGATCTGTTCTTCATGGCAGCTGTAGAGAGAGGAACAGGTGGGAACTGTGCTCTTGTGTCAGACTCTTCTCTGTCCACATGTCTGGTTTGTAGCTTCTTCTGGACTAAAACCATCCACTTGAGACCATGTGACTGACAAGCACAGTGGCCATCCACAGTTTTCATGTGATGTTTAGAGTGACACACAAATCTGAAATCAGTAATATCTCGTTAACTAGTTACTAGTTGTCTCAAATCAAAGTGTTTTTATTAACTTAAACCATTAAAAATCTATTGAAACtatttaaacgtttttttttttaattgaaataattaagtattaatatttgatgaaaaatggaacttaaaaaataaaaaatgttgcattaaaGGGTGCACAGCTTAAAACCTCAataaattgaattatttaaaaaatataacagttattttatttcagctagtaaaattaaaaaactgaaaccaaaaacttaaaaactgtagacatatttaaaaataaataaataaatggtaaaaaatagcaaaacacaaaaaaaattactaaacatttaattaaaatgaaaacagaatttaaaattcgtaattttaacaaaatttatTATATCAGTAATACTAAGATAAAACTGTTGCATTGGCaactaaatgaaagaaaataaactactaagaaaaattactaaaataaaaatttaagatAAATAGaactaaaaaaacaattataattaggACAAAAGCACAtgtaattactaaaactttaaaatataatataaatatatataaaatatattaaaataacactgtttcatTGTCAATAAAATTCTAAATGAAATACAACAACAATTTTAATATTAAGTACTACAATtactaaacttttaataaaaaccAAGTTATTCagtatattaataaatgctataatattGTATGAACATTGCTGAAGTAACACTGTTTCAGCGATTGATTGACGTGAGAATCATGAACCCATCATAAGTTCCACACTGTCTGGTTCTCTCTCAGCTCGTCTGCTGGCTGCTGTGGTGATGAACCCGCGTTACCCTGAGGTCGCGCCGCtcttctctctctcgctgcacTGGAAAGGAGAGCGTAGCGGCCGCACTGATGATAACCTGAGGGTGAGAGAGAGCCTCACAGCTGCTCAGTGTGAAATTATTCTCTTAATGATGTGTTTGTGATGCGCAGGTGATGGAGAGCGAGGTGAACGTGTTCCACTCCGAGCTGCAGGGGCCACGTCCAGGTCTCCAGCTCCTGACCAATCAGATCCagcgcttgtgtgtgtgtctggatgtGTATCTGGAGACGGAGAGTCAAGTGTGTGATGGGTCTGAGGGACCCAAGGAGTTTCCCCGAGAGAAGATGTGCTTGCGCACTGCCAGGTAACACACTTCAACCTCACGCCATTCAAAAGTGTGGGATCGGTCATCTCtgggtctcttctgctcaccaaggttcaatttatttcaccaaaaatacagaaaaaactctaatattgtaaaatattattaccatttaaaataatgggtttatattttaaagtattttaaagtgtaatttatttctgtgatgcagcgctgtattttcagcatcattcctccagtcttcagtgtcacatgatcttcagaaatcatgataatatgatgatttaataatcaatgttggaaacagttgtgctgcttaatatatatacatacatatatatatatatatatatatatgaggaacCTGTGATACTTGTGTCAGGATAACTTTTTTTAGtctttattaaagataatttttctAGTCTTTTAAActctttattatcactttttataaatttaacacatctttacttttgaatggtagtgtatattgttacaaaagatttctattttgaataaaagctgttcttgttaatcaaagaatcctgaaaaaagtatcacaggttctaAAAAATATCATGCAACAAAACTGTATTAAatcagtatgatttctgaagatcatgtgacactttagactggagtgatgatgctgaaaattcagcattgaatcacaggaataaattatattttaaagtacagtcgtggccaaaagttttgagaattacataattattggaaattggaaagttgctgcttaagtttttaaaatagcaatttgcatatactccagaatgttatgaagagtgatcagatgaattgcatagtccttctttgccatgaaaattaacttaatcccaaaaaaacctttccactgcatttcattgctgtcattaaaggacctgctgagatcatttcaggaatcgtcttgttaactcaggtgagaatgttgacgagcacaaggctggagatcattatgtcaggctgattgggttagaatggcagacttgacatgttaaaaggagggtgatgcttgaaatcattgttcttccattgttaaccatggtgacctgcaaagaaaggcgtgcagccatcattgcgttacataaaaatggcttcacaggcaaggatattgtggatactaagattgcacctaaatcaacaatttataggatcatcaagaacttcaaggaaagaggttcaattcttgtaaagaaggcttcagggcgtccaagaaagtccagcaagcgccaggatggtctcctaaagaggattgagctgcgggatcggagtgccaccagtgcagagcttgctcaggaatggcagcaggcaggtgtgagcgcatctgcacgcacagtgaggacaagacttctggaagatggcctggtgtcaagaagggcagcaaagaagccacttctctccaaaaaaaacatcagggacagattgatcttctgcagaaagtatagtgaatggactgctgaggactggggcaaagtcatattctcagatgaagcccctttccgattgtttggggcatctggaaaaaggcttgtccggagaagaaaaggtgagcgctaccatcagtcctgtgtcatgccaacagtaaagcatcctgacaccattcatgtgtggggttgcttctcatccaagggagtgggctcactcacaattctgcccaaaaacacagccatgaataaagaatggtaccaaaacaccctccaacagcaacttcttccaacaatccaacaacagtttggtgaagaacaatgcattttccagcacgatggagcaccgtgccataaggcaaaagtgagaactaagtggctcggggaccagaatgttgaaattttgggtccatggcctggaaactccccagatcttaatcccattgagaacttgtggtcaatcctcaagaggcgggtg
It encodes:
- the LOC132133654 gene encoding THO complex subunit 5 homolog isoform X2 — encoded protein: MSSDAVKKRKPKVIRNESGTPETKRGRAEGDQLSAVSSLVKFRKVRLRQVTYPAGPHLIGQRKPFTVKNQDVRVYNEEVELEARDPQQDYMLYKDTCADLAKLMAEIQELKAGSAKVGSVEIEERRTQCSVHFITLKKLNRLAHMRLKKGRDQTHEAKQRVDVLHLQLQNLLYEVMHLQKEIGKCLEFRSQHEEIELVSEEEFFQEAPAEISRPHVTRDDQHQLTLARLDWELEQRKRLAEQYKMSLARKEKIQKAIEQKREYLSSLQPGLQNIMQASLPVQEYLAIPFEHMQKQAEVARHLPPPLYVLLVQAGAYGQACDKNLSVSINGDVDEAKALSRPPEDSQDDESDSDAEEEQQNTKRRRATLGVQLDDKRKEMLRRHPLSLCVDLKCKDGSVLHLFFYYLMNLNILTVKTKVSTTADLSGAVSAGELLNSESLLNCLYASDHGKETPNPANRYQFDKVGITTFGDYVSDLGHPYVWVQKLGGLQFSSGGAQSGLTGSALSASHMERTMKLLRGRLQARLALHKQFSSLEHSIIPVSSECQHLFPAKVVSGLMRWTLMSHQEFTELGFVQHVLKADLVHETDLFFMAAVERGTARLLAAVVMNPRYPEVAPLFSLSLHWKGERSGRTDDNLRVMESEVNVFHSELQGPRPGLQLLTNQIQRLCVCLDVYLETESQVCDGSEGPKEFPREKMCLRTARGPSRLKPFKYNHPQGFFSHR
- the LOC132133654 gene encoding THO complex subunit 5 homolog isoform X1; this encodes MSSDAVKKRKPKVIRNESGTPETKRGRAEGDQLSAVSSLVKFRKVRLRQVQVTYPAGPHLIGQRKPFTVKNQDVRVYNEEVELEARDPQQDYMLYKDTCADLAKLMAEIQELKAGSAKVGSVEIEERRTQCSVHFITLKKLNRLAHMRLKKGRDQTHEAKQRVDVLHLQLQNLLYEVMHLQKEIGKCLEFRSQHEEIELVSEEEFFQEAPAEISRPHVTRDDQHQLTLARLDWELEQRKRLAEQYKMSLARKEKIQKAIEQKREYLSSLQPGLQNIMQASLPVQEYLAIPFEHMQKQAEVARHLPPPLYVLLVQAGAYGQACDKNLSVSINGDVDEAKALSRPPEDSQDDESDSDAEEEQQNTKRRRATLGVQLDDKRKEMLRRHPLSLCVDLKCKDGSVLHLFFYYLMNLNILTVKTKVSTTADLSGAVSAGELLNSESLLNCLYASDHGKETPNPANRYQFDKVGITTFGDYVSDLGHPYVWVQKLGGLQFSSGGAQSGLTGSALSASHMERTMKLLRGRLQARLALHKQFSSLEHSIIPVSSECQHLFPAKVVSGLMRWTLMSHQEFTELGFVQHVLKADLVHETDLFFMAAVERGTARLLAAVVMNPRYPEVAPLFSLSLHWKGERSGRTDDNLRVMESEVNVFHSELQGPRPGLQLLTNQIQRLCVCLDVYLETESQVCDGSEGPKEFPREKMCLRTARGPSRLKPFKYNHPQGFFSHR
- the LOC132133654 gene encoding THO complex subunit 5 homolog isoform X4, producing the protein MSSDAVKKRKPKVIRNESGTPETKRGRAEGDQDVRVYNEEVELEARDPQQDYMLYKDTCADLAKLMAEIQELKAGSAKVGSVEIEERRTQCSVHFITLKKLNRLAHMRLKKGRDQTHEAKQRVDVLHLQLQNLLYEVMHLQKEIGKCLEFRSQHEEIELVSEEEFFQEAPAEISRPHVTRDDQHQLTLARLDWELEQRKRLAEQYKMSLARKEKIQKAIEQKREYLSSLQPGLQNIMQASLPVQEYLAIPFEHMQKQAEVARHLPPPLYVLLVQAGAYGQACDKNLSVSINGDVDEAKALSRPPEDSQDDESDSDAEEEQQNTKRRRATLGVQLDDKRKEMLRRHPLSLCVDLKCKDGSVLHLFFYYLMNLNILTVKTKVSTTADLSGAVSAGELLNSESLLNCLYASDHGKETPNPANRYQFDKVGITTFGDYVSDLGHPYVWVQKLGGLQFSSGGAQSGLTGSALSASHMERTMKLLRGRLQARLALHKQFSSLEHSIIPVSSECQHLFPAKVVSGLMRWTLMSHQEFTELGFVQHVLKADLVHETDLFFMAAVERGTARLLAAVVMNPRYPEVAPLFSLSLHWKGERSGRTDDNLRVMESEVNVFHSELQGPRPGLQLLTNQIQRLCVCLDVYLETESQVCDGSEGPKEFPREKMCLRTARGPSRLKPFKYNHPQGFFSHR
- the LOC132133654 gene encoding THO complex subunit 5 homolog isoform X3; amino-acid sequence: MSSDAVKKRKPKVIRNESGTPETKRGRAEGDQVTYPAGPHLIGQRKPFTVKNQDVRVYNEEVELEARDPQQDYMLYKDTCADLAKLMAEIQELKAGSAKVGSVEIEERRTQCSVHFITLKKLNRLAHMRLKKGRDQTHEAKQRVDVLHLQLQNLLYEVMHLQKEIGKCLEFRSQHEEIELVSEEEFFQEAPAEISRPHVTRDDQHQLTLARLDWELEQRKRLAEQYKMSLARKEKIQKAIEQKREYLSSLQPGLQNIMQASLPVQEYLAIPFEHMQKQAEVARHLPPPLYVLLVQAGAYGQACDKNLSVSINGDVDEAKALSRPPEDSQDDESDSDAEEEQQNTKRRRATLGVQLDDKRKEMLRRHPLSLCVDLKCKDGSVLHLFFYYLMNLNILTVKTKVSTTADLSGAVSAGELLNSESLLNCLYASDHGKETPNPANRYQFDKVGITTFGDYVSDLGHPYVWVQKLGGLQFSSGGAQSGLTGSALSASHMERTMKLLRGRLQARLALHKQFSSLEHSIIPVSSECQHLFPAKVVSGLMRWTLMSHQEFTELGFVQHVLKADLVHETDLFFMAAVERGTARLLAAVVMNPRYPEVAPLFSLSLHWKGERSGRTDDNLRVMESEVNVFHSELQGPRPGLQLLTNQIQRLCVCLDVYLETESQVCDGSEGPKEFPREKMCLRTARGPSRLKPFKYNHPQGFFSHR